The nucleotide window TAGAGCGATTGTATGTGAATGCACATGGAATTAACAAATCGGCCGGGCGCCTGGCCCTGGCCATGCGACCCTGGGCGGCTAACCCAGGAGGCGCAGCAGGGCGTTCAGAGACTCCCCACCCTGTGGCGTGAAGGCCCAGGCCAGCACGCTGAGGTTGAAGGCCACCGTCAGGGCGAAGGTGAACCTGAAGGCCTGCTTGCACAGCTTGTGGCGCAGCTGCTGCTGGGCCACCCAGGCGCCGGGCCAGCCGCCCAACAGCGCCAGCAGGTGCAGGGTGTTTTCCCGCAGGCGCTGGCCGCCTTTCCTGGCGGCCGCCTTGTCGGTGGCGTACACGGCGAAGGTGAGCAGGCTGGCCAGCAGGTAGCAGTAGAACAGCGCCAGGGGGCGGCCGTTGGCGCTGAGCGCGGCGGCCAGGGACAGCATGAAGGTGGCGACCAGGGCCAGCCGATGGGGAAAGGGGCGGGGGGTGACCACGTTCCTGGCCCTGGGCCGACCCTGTTTGTCGTGGCCCAGGCTGTAGGTGACCACTTGCCCCTTGGCGGGGCGCCGGTGGCCCTTCTGGACTCCTTTTACGTGCACGAAGACCGGCTTTTCTCCGTCCATGGGGGTGATGAAGCCAAAGCCTTTGTCGTCGTGCCAGGTGGTGATGATGCCCTGGTGTTTCATGTGTCGGCTTACCGCGCTGGGAACTATGACCCCTTGTCCTTAATGCTACTGCAAAAAGCGGTCCTCATCATCCGGGC belongs to Gallaecimonas sp. GXIMD4217 and includes:
- a CDS encoding DUF1294 domain-containing protein; translated protein: MKHQGIITTWHDDKGFGFITPMDGEKPVFVHVKGVQKGHRRPAKGQVVTYSLGHDKQGRPRARNVVTPRPFPHRLALVATFMLSLAAALSANGRPLALFYCYLLASLLTFAVYATDKAAARKGGQRLRENTLHLLALLGGWPGAWVAQQQLRHKLCKQAFRFTFALTVAFNLSVLAWAFTPQGGESLNALLRLLG